The following are encoded together in the Desulfoplanes formicivorans genome:
- a CDS encoding WD40 repeat domain-containing protein — MENGFTRRGAVGMLKLIILFLAVVACLPSVARSQPVPMIVDTGGHTASIRAMDVSRNGRWLVTGSEDKTVRIWDVIQKHCLQMIPMTSPPGLQGTVFALDIAPDDRIVAVGGLMGGQPGDVAMGRVLLLSLPEGTCIATLEHAPSPVHAIAFSPDGRLLAAGSEDGIVRIWDMDQGTLVHSFHGHGGTVGCLAWIDASRLVSGGDDGRILVWGMDELAPIGTLSGHTGRVACLAVSPDGTMLVSGSHDGSVREWDLAAMQHVRQWSLQTASILSLSFRGDGKFVLATTGGLGLGSGRCMIVDPETARVKTLFSGHVQGVNEGLFVPGTSLVATAGEDQTVRLWDTQKGRLVHRFVGRGCRITEVGFGPGGDRIFWKIGPSVLRAPDNTTHAVRPETLEMRFQEGYLDVAAVSLPADVQGPFLNVGTRRLVRNVGADATRSLLEVYDHDQRRFMINRTYEDKREHTAASFTPDGRYVVSGGGRGALAMYRVQDGVKVRDFKGHTGGVTCLAVSPDGTRLVSGSLDQTVRLWNLATGELLATILYATNDEWIAWIPAGYYACSPSGESLLGCLLASENNNNHDILQVVPAETFARYLYQPDLVRATISQGRSAAALDRTALLPVTSEFLSRHRPPGIDLVSPADGAVLGSRQQELLVSLHARGDDPISCRLRVNGFGRDMPQPEAGWSGHLRVPVVLEPGENTVGCVCEGPHGARSSAEIQVHLPEDGNATRKMPGDLYYLGVGVERLGAFAHMDLPTSSDDVKMVARLFTTLRGRGYAKVHERLVSDDYGHPPTRAHIHDALAWLEQAGPRDTIIVMLAGQGVLDQDDRPVFLPRDTRPLGRHGYAWESVVDIDSLLVRLGKLKARTLVLCDVAHTGPLDMTRIMRRARALGVAVLSATRGWQKTAPAYASIPCSPLAYAVFKGIGPGLLADASGDGRVDLDELGAYVTREVQAIDRKLVPSLVVPVGYGQWMVADSGMGSRVTGRD, encoded by the coding sequence ATGGAAAACGGATTCACCAGACGAGGGGCCGTGGGTATGCTGAAACTGATTATCCTGTTTCTGGCTGTTGTGGCGTGTTTGCCGTCAGTGGCCCGGAGCCAGCCTGTCCCCATGATTGTGGACACCGGTGGGCATACCGCTTCCATTCGGGCCATGGATGTCTCTCGGAACGGCCGTTGGCTGGTTACGGGGAGCGAGGATAAGACCGTTCGCATCTGGGATGTGATACAAAAACATTGTCTGCAGATGATCCCCATGACTTCGCCCCCTGGGTTGCAGGGAACTGTTTTTGCCCTGGATATCGCCCCTGACGATCGCATCGTGGCCGTGGGAGGTCTGATGGGTGGGCAACCTGGTGATGTTGCCATGGGCCGGGTTTTGCTGCTGTCCCTGCCCGAGGGAACGTGCATCGCAACGCTGGAGCATGCTCCCAGTCCGGTCCACGCCATTGCCTTTTCCCCGGACGGCAGATTGCTGGCTGCGGGATCGGAAGACGGGATCGTCAGGATCTGGGATATGGACCAGGGCACACTTGTGCACAGCTTTCATGGTCATGGAGGCACGGTGGGCTGCCTGGCATGGATTGATGCCAGTCGGCTTGTGTCCGGCGGTGACGATGGTCGGATTCTTGTCTGGGGGATGGACGAACTGGCTCCCATCGGGACCCTTTCCGGGCATACCGGCCGGGTTGCTTGTCTGGCAGTGTCGCCCGACGGCACCATGCTGGTTTCTGGCAGTCATGACGGAAGTGTGCGGGAGTGGGATCTTGCCGCCATGCAACATGTCCGACAATGGTCGCTCCAGACGGCGTCGATATTGAGTCTGTCCTTCAGAGGTGACGGGAAGTTTGTTCTTGCAACCACCGGGGGGTTGGGCCTGGGGAGTGGCCGGTGCATGATCGTTGATCCGGAAACGGCCCGGGTCAAGACCCTGTTTTCCGGGCATGTCCAGGGCGTGAATGAGGGCCTGTTCGTTCCCGGGACATCCCTGGTCGCTACAGCGGGTGAAGACCAAACCGTGCGGTTGTGGGATACCCAAAAGGGGAGACTGGTTCACCGGTTTGTGGGACGCGGTTGCCGTATCACGGAAGTCGGTTTCGGCCCCGGGGGGGACCGGATTTTCTGGAAGATTGGCCCATCTGTCCTTCGGGCACCAGATAATACAACGCATGCTGTCAGGCCGGAAACCCTGGAGATGCGGTTTCAGGAAGGGTATTTGGATGTTGCTGCCGTTTCTTTGCCCGCGGATGTCCAAGGGCCGTTTCTCAATGTTGGAACACGCCGTCTGGTGCGCAATGTCGGGGCGGATGCCACACGCAGTCTGCTCGAGGTCTATGACCATGATCAGCGTCGGTTCATGATCAACCGGACTTATGAGGACAAAAGAGAACATACGGCAGCTTCCTTCACGCCGGACGGCAGGTATGTTGTCAGCGGTGGCGGGCGTGGGGCTCTGGCCATGTACCGGGTTCAAGATGGCGTCAAGGTGCGTGACTTCAAGGGGCATACAGGGGGAGTTACCTGTCTGGCTGTTTCCCCGGATGGTACACGGCTGGTTTCGGGATCACTGGATCAGACGGTTCGCCTTTGGAATCTTGCTACCGGCGAATTGCTGGCAACCATTCTGTATGCGACCAATGATGAATGGATCGCCTGGATCCCGGCAGGGTATTATGCCTGCTCGCCTTCAGGGGAATCTCTCCTTGGCTGTCTTCTCGCTTCCGAGAATAATAACAACCACGATATATTGCAGGTGGTTCCTGCAGAAACCTTTGCCCGGTATCTCTACCAACCGGACCTTGTCCGGGCGACCATCTCCCAGGGCCGTTCAGCCGCGGCCCTGGATCGAACCGCTTTGCTGCCGGTCACTTCCGAGTTCTTGAGCCGCCATCGTCCGCCAGGCATTGATCTGGTCAGCCCTGCAGACGGGGCGGTTCTCGGGTCCCGCCAGCAGGAACTGCTTGTTTCCCTGCACGCCCGGGGAGATGATCCGATCTCATGCAGGCTCCGGGTCAACGGTTTTGGCAGGGACATGCCCCAACCAGAAGCAGGCTGGTCCGGTCACCTTCGTGTTCCCGTGGTGCTGGAACCCGGGGAAAACACCGTGGGTTGTGTTTGTGAGGGTCCGCACGGGGCGCGATCTAGCGCCGAGATCCAGGTCCACCTCCCGGAGGATGGAAACGCAACCAGAAAAATGCCCGGTGATCTGTATTATCTTGGTGTGGGTGTGGAGCGCCTGGGCGCCTTTGCCCACATGGATCTGCCCACGTCTTCGGACGACGTGAAAATGGTCGCCCGTCTGTTCACAACGCTGCGAGGCAGGGGGTATGCGAAGGTGCATGAGCGCCTTGTGAGCGATGATTACGGCCACCCACCGACCAGGGCGCATATCCATGATGCCCTGGCCTGGCTGGAACAGGCTGGTCCGCGGGATACGATCATTGTCATGCTTGCCGGCCAGGGCGTGCTGGACCAGGATGACCGTCCGGTTTTTTTGCCCAGGGACACTCGCCCTCTGGGACGGCATGGATACGCTTGGGAGAGCGTTGTGGATATCGATTCCCTTTTGGTCAGGCTCGGCAAGCTCAAGGCCCGGACCCTGGTTTTGTGCGATGTGGCCCATACCGGCCCTCTGGACATGACCCGGATCATGCGCAGAGCCCGGGCCCTGGGGGTTGCCGTGCTTTCGGCCACCCGTGGATGGCAAAAGACCGCTCCTGCGTATGCGTCCATCCCCTGTTCTCCCCTTGCCTACGCCGTGTTCAAGGGGATCGGTCCAGGGCTGTTGGCAGATGCCTCAGGAGACGGCCGGGTCGATCTTGACGAATTGGGCGCGTATGTGACCAGGGAGGTTCAGGCCATAGACCGCAAGCTCGTGCCGTCTCTGGTTGTGCCTGTGGGGTATGGGCAATGGATGGTGGCTGATTCGGGTATGGGGAGCAGGGTCACGGGTCGGGATTGA
- the trmFO gene encoding methylenetetrahydrofolate--tRNA-(uracil(54)-C(5))-methyltransferase (FADH(2)-oxidizing) TrmFO → MPTTSPLSTPAIAVIGGGLAGSEAAYQLARSGVPTTLFEMKPVRFSPAHNQEGLAELVCSNSLRSTDPESGIGLLKQEMELLESVIMQVARHTAIPAGKALAVDRRLFSTAMTEQLERMDHLTIVRKEITSLDDPDLEPFAKVIIAAGPLASPPLTASLMEAAGEEDLYFYDAIAPIVVTESIDMDKAFWGSRYHPEEKDYLNCPLNEEEYTALVQALKQGTRVKPREFEQAIHFDGCLPIETMADRGDQTLAFGPLKPVGLIDPRTGKQPFACVQLRSENRDKTAMNMVGFQTKLTYPEQQRIFSMIPGLEHAEFERMGSIHRNTFVNAPKVLTPQMELKNKPGFFLAGQITGVEGYLESAATGLWLGLFLAGRITSLPPVTTALGALLNHLQTPAKKFQPSNVNFGLMPGLNRRASKKDRKKLYAARAVNDFTTWLQGEPRT, encoded by the coding sequence ATGCCCACAACGTCCCCCTTGAGCACCCCTGCCATCGCCGTGATCGGCGGCGGACTGGCCGGAAGCGAGGCCGCCTACCAGCTGGCACGATCCGGCGTTCCCACCACGCTTTTTGAAATGAAACCCGTCCGGTTCTCACCGGCCCACAACCAGGAAGGACTGGCTGAACTGGTCTGTTCCAACTCCCTGCGATCCACGGATCCGGAAAGCGGGATCGGTTTGCTCAAACAGGAAATGGAGCTCCTTGAAAGCGTAATCATGCAGGTTGCCCGGCATACGGCCATTCCCGCAGGCAAAGCCCTGGCCGTGGACCGTCGGCTTTTTTCGACCGCAATGACCGAGCAGCTGGAACGCATGGACCACCTGACCATTGTCCGCAAGGAAATCACCTCCCTGGATGATCCGGATCTGGAACCCTTTGCAAAGGTAATCATCGCGGCCGGCCCCCTGGCCTCGCCCCCCCTGACAGCAAGCCTCATGGAAGCTGCAGGAGAAGAGGATCTCTACTTCTACGATGCCATCGCCCCCATCGTGGTCACGGAATCCATTGACATGGACAAGGCCTTTTGGGGTTCCAGGTACCATCCCGAGGAAAAGGACTATCTCAATTGTCCTCTCAACGAGGAAGAATACACAGCCCTGGTCCAGGCCCTCAAACAGGGAACACGGGTCAAACCCCGGGAATTCGAACAGGCAATCCATTTTGACGGATGTCTGCCCATTGAGACCATGGCCGACCGGGGCGATCAGACCCTGGCCTTTGGCCCCCTCAAGCCCGTGGGCCTCATTGATCCGCGTACGGGCAAGCAGCCCTTTGCCTGTGTCCAACTCAGGAGCGAAAACAGGGACAAGACAGCCATGAACATGGTCGGCTTCCAGACCAAACTCACCTATCCCGAACAACAAAGGATCTTTTCCATGATCCCCGGGCTGGAACACGCCGAATTCGAACGCATGGGCTCCATTCACCGCAATACCTTTGTCAATGCGCCCAAGGTGCTCACTCCCCAGATGGAACTGAAAAACAAACCCGGTTTTTTCCTGGCAGGGCAGATCACCGGGGTGGAAGGGTATCTGGAATCGGCGGCCACCGGGCTTTGGCTTGGCCTGTTCCTGGCGGGACGAATCACCTCCCTTCCTCCGGTCACAACCGCCTTGGGAGCCCTGTTAAACCATCTTCAAACTCCGGCCAAAAAATTCCAGCCGTCCAATGTCAACTTCGGTCTCATGCCGGGGCTGAACCGCCGGGCCTCCAAAAAGGACCGCAAAAAGCTCTATGCAGCGCGAGCGGTCAATGATTTCACAACATGGCTCCAAGGCGAACCCCGCACCTAG
- the gap gene encoding type I glyceraldehyde-3-phosphate dehydrogenase, with product MAIRIGMNGFGRIGRYMTRLLAGDNDLELVVINAHRGTNGDLAHLLRYDSVHGTFARSVEANDTGFVLDGRQVAIERNAPAEWDWGKYDVDILLETTGIFKDREHCQKHLDAGAQKVIVSAPAPEADVTVVMGVNQEEYDPSHKIISNASCTTNCLAPAAKVIHDTFGIKHGLMTTIHSYTMSQRILDGTHKDLRRGRAAALSMIPTTTGAAKAVTKVIPALAGKLDGMAVRVPTPNSSLVDFVCELEKPTSVQEVNDALKAASQGPMNGPLGYSEEPLVSIDYNGSIHGGVVDSLCTAVMDKTMLKLLLWYDNEAGFSNQLLRLTRMVAASVKG from the coding sequence ATGGCTATCAGGATTGGGATGAACGGGTTCGGGCGGATTGGTCGTTACATGACCAGGCTTCTGGCCGGGGATAATGATTTGGAACTTGTGGTGATCAATGCGCATCGCGGAACCAATGGTGATCTTGCGCATCTGCTGCGCTACGATTCCGTGCATGGAACATTTGCCAGATCCGTGGAGGCCAACGACACGGGTTTTGTGCTGGATGGCAGACAGGTGGCCATTGAACGGAACGCCCCGGCAGAATGGGATTGGGGCAAATACGATGTGGATATCCTCCTTGAGACCACCGGGATTTTCAAGGACCGCGAGCATTGCCAGAAACATCTGGATGCCGGGGCCCAAAAGGTGATTGTCAGTGCGCCGGCCCCGGAGGCGGACGTGACCGTGGTCATGGGGGTCAACCAGGAAGAATACGATCCTTCCCACAAGATCATTTCCAATGCCTCCTGCACCACCAACTGTCTTGCGCCTGCGGCCAAGGTCATCCATGACACTTTTGGGATCAAGCACGGCCTCATGACCACCATTCATTCCTACACCATGAGCCAGCGGATTCTGGACGGTACCCACAAGGATCTTCGCCGGGGCCGCGCAGCTGCCTTGTCCATGATCCCCACGACCACGGGGGCGGCCAAGGCCGTGACCAAGGTCATTCCTGCCCTGGCTGGCAAACTGGATGGCATGGCCGTGCGCGTGCCCACGCCCAACTCGTCCCTGGTGGATTTTGTGTGCGAACTGGAAAAGCCAACCAGCGTCCAAGAGGTCAATGATGCCCTCAAGGCGGCTTCCCAGGGCCCCATGAACGGGCCCCTGGGGTACAGCGAGGAGCCCCTTGTTTCCATTGACTACAATGGAAGCATCCACGGCGGCGTGGTGGACTCCCTGTGTACAGCGGTCATGGACAAGACCATGCTCAAGCTCTTGCTGTGGTACGACAATGAGGCCGGGTTCTCCAATCAGCTGCTTCGGTTGACCAGGATGGTGGCCGCTTCTGTCAAAGGATAA
- the dnaE gene encoding DNA polymerase III subunit alpha, translating into MPDFTHLHCHTEYSLLDGGIRIKDLCAQAVDFGFSSAAISDHGNLFGALVFYQTAKKFGIKPIIGCEVYVTPGNMQDKDTRTRYHLLLLAQNNQGYKNLVKLVSDSFLDGFYYKPRVDKNKLRECSEGLIASSACLQGEVSYALRNKGFDDALAAAREYASIFPDRFYLELMVNGLKEQERVNEQMKELAEATGLPLVATNDCHYLYKEDAEAHDILLCVGTGKLASDPKRLKFDTDAFYYKPLEVMEHEFRDCPEALENAARIADSCNIDLVLNQHYFPVYDVPEGRTLDEEFIKLSKEGLKHRLEQLPYKVDEKVYHERMDQELEVICQKGFPAYFLIVQDFINWAKGKGIPVGPGRGSAAGSIVAWSLKITDLDPIKYHLFFERFLNVERESMPDIDVDFCYNRREEVIRYVTEKYGKDHVAQIVAMGTMKAKGVVRDVGRVLDIPLKEVDKIAKLIPDDLGMTLDKALEQEPELGKLMQADARVHKLITICKRLEGLARHASTHAAGIVISQKPMTEYLPLFKGKKGEVITQFDKKKVEVAGLIKFDFLGLKTLTVIDDALKLIRKNGKPLPDIEKLPLDDPQSFELLCRGESDGVFQLESSGMKNVLRSMRPSCFEDIIALLALYRPGPLESGMVDLFVRRKHGEEKVEYPYPSLEPVLQPILEDTYGVILYQEQVMKIASDLANYSLGEGDILRRAMGKKDPAVMAKQRTRFLQGTRENNIPDEAAEYIFDLMEKFAGYGFNKSHSAAYALISYQTAYLKAHFPAEFMAAMITSEVNNTDKVMAHVNACREMDIPVLPPDINKSENGFTVEGEKVRFGLSGIKGVGGNAVQAILEEREESGEFKSLLDFCQRVNMRKVNKKVIESLTKSGAMDCLGCSRRSIMAGMERVMAMAQRSSKSKTGGQLSFMSMVTDTTCSLSGLGMDIEEARLAEYPDEEKFQMEKEAFGFYLIGHPLAPYREEIHRHGYATLERLRESSVGTEGKVAVIVTAKKEILTKKGDKMAFCQVEDLTGTGEVIVFPEVFLRFRDELGSEEPLLLEGVVIKDDRDQAREEDGSVLKLRAVTFKPLAAAIQEGIAAVSIHVINPTSDVDVFIKGLKDILSRYPGENPVHLTLEMDGFVCTVRLGPAFQVSTGPVFWKEIETWKAGVMQTTRAQGE; encoded by the coding sequence ATGCCAGACTTCACCCATCTTCATTGCCATACCGAATATTCCCTGCTGGACGGAGGTATCCGCATCAAGGATCTCTGCGCCCAGGCCGTTGATTTCGGATTTTCTTCGGCTGCCATCTCCGATCACGGGAATCTGTTCGGGGCCCTGGTTTTTTATCAGACCGCCAAAAAATTCGGGATCAAGCCGATTATCGGGTGTGAGGTGTATGTCACCCCCGGCAATATGCAGGACAAGGACACCCGAACCAGGTACCATCTCCTGCTTTTGGCTCAGAACAACCAGGGGTACAAGAATCTGGTCAAGCTTGTTTCGGACAGTTTCCTGGACGGATTCTACTACAAGCCCCGGGTGGACAAGAACAAGTTGCGCGAGTGCAGTGAGGGGCTCATTGCCTCGTCTGCCTGTCTTCAGGGTGAGGTGTCCTATGCCCTTCGCAACAAGGGGTTTGACGATGCCCTGGCTGCGGCCAGGGAGTACGCATCCATCTTTCCGGACCGGTTCTATCTCGAGCTCATGGTCAACGGGCTCAAGGAGCAGGAACGGGTCAACGAGCAGATGAAGGAGCTTGCCGAGGCCACGGGTCTTCCCCTGGTGGCCACCAATGACTGCCACTACCTGTACAAGGAAGATGCCGAGGCCCATGATATTCTGCTTTGCGTGGGCACGGGCAAGCTGGCCAGTGATCCCAAACGGCTCAAGTTTGATACGGACGCGTTTTATTACAAGCCCCTTGAGGTCATGGAGCACGAGTTCAGGGATTGTCCCGAAGCCCTGGAAAATGCCGCACGCATTGCAGACTCCTGCAACATCGACTTGGTTTTGAACCAGCACTATTTTCCTGTGTATGACGTCCCCGAGGGCAGGACCCTGGACGAGGAGTTTATCAAGCTGTCCAAAGAAGGTCTCAAACACCGTCTGGAGCAGCTTCCCTACAAGGTGGACGAAAAGGTCTACCATGAACGCATGGACCAGGAACTGGAGGTCATCTGTCAGAAGGGATTTCCCGCCTATTTTCTCATTGTGCAGGACTTCATCAACTGGGCCAAGGGCAAGGGGATTCCCGTGGGGCCGGGGCGTGGTTCGGCTGCCGGGAGTATTGTTGCCTGGTCCCTCAAGATCACGGATCTTGACCCCATCAAGTACCATCTTTTTTTTGAACGGTTCCTCAATGTCGAACGCGAGTCCATGCCTGATATTGACGTGGACTTCTGCTACAACCGCCGGGAAGAGGTCATCCGCTATGTGACCGAGAAATACGGCAAGGATCATGTTGCCCAGATCGTTGCCATGGGAACCATGAAGGCCAAGGGCGTTGTCCGGGATGTTGGCCGGGTCCTGGATATCCCCCTCAAGGAAGTGGACAAGATCGCAAAGCTCATTCCCGACGATTTGGGCATGACCCTGGACAAGGCACTGGAGCAGGAGCCCGAACTGGGCAAGCTCATGCAGGCCGACGCCCGGGTGCACAAGCTCATCACCATCTGCAAGCGACTTGAGGGGCTGGCTCGTCACGCGTCCACCCATGCCGCCGGGATCGTCATCTCCCAGAAGCCCATGACCGAATATCTGCCGCTGTTCAAGGGCAAGAAGGGCGAGGTAATCACCCAGTTCGACAAGAAAAAGGTGGAAGTGGCCGGGTTGATCAAGTTCGACTTTCTGGGTCTCAAAACCCTGACCGTGATCGACGACGCCCTGAAGCTCATCCGGAAAAACGGCAAGCCCTTGCCGGATATAGAAAAATTGCCCCTGGATGATCCCCAGTCCTTTGAGCTGTTGTGCCGGGGAGAGAGTGACGGGGTGTTCCAGCTGGAGAGTTCGGGCATGAAAAATGTCCTGCGGAGCATGCGGCCGAGCTGTTTCGAGGACATCATTGCCCTGCTTGCCCTGTACCGGCCCGGGCCCCTGGAAAGCGGGATGGTGGATCTCTTTGTGCGCAGGAAACATGGCGAGGAAAAGGTGGAGTACCCCTATCCCAGTCTTGAGCCCGTGCTCCAGCCCATTTTGGAAGATACCTATGGGGTCATTCTCTACCAGGAACAGGTCATGAAGATCGCTTCGGATCTGGCCAACTATTCCCTGGGAGAAGGTGACATTCTGCGCAGGGCCATGGGCAAGAAGGATCCCGCGGTTATGGCCAAGCAGCGGACGCGGTTTCTTCAGGGAACCCGGGAAAACAACATCCCGGACGAGGCCGCCGAGTACATCTTCGACCTCATGGAAAAGTTCGCCGGGTACGGGTTCAACAAGTCCCACAGTGCGGCCTATGCCCTCATTTCCTATCAGACGGCCTACTTGAAGGCCCATTTTCCGGCCGAGTTCATGGCCGCCATGATCACCTCGGAGGTGAACAACACGGACAAGGTCATGGCCCATGTGAACGCCTGCCGGGAGATGGATATTCCCGTGCTCCCTCCGGATATCAACAAGAGTGAAAACGGGTTTACGGTTGAAGGGGAAAAGGTGCGTTTTGGCCTGTCCGGCATCAAGGGGGTTGGGGGCAATGCGGTGCAGGCCATTCTCGAAGAGCGTGAAGAATCCGGTGAATTCAAGAGCCTGCTTGACTTTTGCCAGCGGGTGAACATGCGTAAGGTGAACAAGAAGGTTATCGAGAGCCTGACCAAGAGCGGGGCCATGGACTGCCTGGGATGTTCACGCCGATCCATCATGGCCGGGATGGAGCGGGTCATGGCCATGGCCCAGCGATCTTCCAAAAGCAAGACCGGCGGGCAGCTTTCCTTCATGAGCATGGTCACGGACACGACCTGTTCCCTGTCAGGCCTTGGCATGGATATCGAGGAGGCCCGGCTGGCCGAATATCCGGACGAGGAAAAATTTCAGATGGAAAAGGAGGCTTTTGGCTTCTATCTCATTGGCCATCCCCTTGCCCCGTATCGGGAAGAGATTCATCGCCACGGATACGCCACCCTGGAACGCTTGCGTGAATCTTCGGTGGGTACCGAGGGCAAGGTGGCCGTGATTGTAACGGCCAAAAAGGAGATCCTGACCAAAAAAGGGGACAAGATGGCCTTTTGTCAGGTGGAGGACCTGACCGGTACCGGGGAGGTGATTGTCTTTCCCGAGGTTTTTCTCCGTTTTCGGGACGAATTGGGCAGTGAAGAGCCCTTGCTTCTGGAGGGGGTGGTCATCAAGGATGATCGTGATCAGGCCCGTGAAGAGGACGGATCCGTACTCAAATTGCGGGCTGTGACCTTCAAGCCCCTGGCAGCTGCCATCCAGGAAGGTATTGCTGCTGTTTCCATCCATGTGATCAACCCCACCAGCGACGTGGATGTTTTTATCAAGGGCCTCAAGGATATTCTGTCCAGATATCCCGGGGAAAATCCGGTTCATCTGACCCTGGAAATGGACGGTTTCGTCTGCACGGTCCGACTTGGTCCCGCCTTTCAGGTGAGCACCGGACCGGTGTTCTGGAAGGAGATCGAGACCTGGAAGGCAGGGGTTATGCAAACAACAAGGGCTCAAGGAGAATGA
- the queD gene encoding 6-carboxytetrahydropterin synthase QueD — protein sequence MTRNGRWRLRVRTDFSAAHQLRHYQGKCEALHGHNFSVEAEVAGDQLDAKVGYLMDFKDLKNRLNQVVDTLDHTCLNDLPGFSTCNPTSEELARYIFEALDALLQDSPVRLCWTMVAEKDSSMAFYERCDHASQDDCRRGIS from the coding sequence ATGACACGTAACGGCCGATGGCGTCTTCGTGTGCGTACGGATTTCAGTGCTGCCCATCAGCTCAGGCATTACCAGGGCAAGTGCGAAGCCCTGCATGGGCACAATTTCAGTGTGGAGGCCGAGGTCGCAGGGGACCAGCTGGATGCGAAAGTCGGGTATCTCATGGATTTCAAGGACCTCAAGAACCGCTTGAACCAGGTGGTGGATACCCTTGATCACACCTGTCTGAACGATCTGCCCGGGTTTTCCACGTGCAATCCCACTTCCGAGGAATTGGCCCGGTACATTTTCGAGGCCCTTGACGCCTTGTTGCAGGACAGTCCTGTTCGACTCTGTTGGACCATGGTTGCGGAAAAGGACAGCTCCATGGCCTTTTATGAACGGTGTGATCACGCCAGCCAGGATGACTGCCGGAGGGGAATCTCGTGA
- the dtd gene encoding D-aminoacyl-tRNA deacylase yields the protein MRAVIQRVRRARVCVAEQEVGAIGKGMVVLLGFGEEESPDVVHSRMWQGFLSKIVNLRIFPGDKGHFDRSLLEVRAGILLVSQFTLFADCKRGRRPSFSAALQPELAQGLFNAFAWDLEQLCPEVATGVFGADMDVELVNWGPVTLTLDSRDLFPGEYQEA from the coding sequence GTGAGGGCGGTCATCCAACGGGTCCGCCGGGCACGGGTATGTGTTGCGGAGCAGGAGGTCGGGGCCATTGGCAAGGGCATGGTTGTTCTTCTGGGCTTTGGAGAGGAGGAATCCCCGGACGTGGTCCATTCCCGCATGTGGCAGGGTTTTTTGAGCAAAATCGTCAACCTGCGGATTTTTCCCGGTGACAAGGGGCATTTTGATCGTTCCCTGCTCGAGGTCCGGGCAGGGATTCTTCTGGTGTCCCAGTTCACCCTGTTTGCCGATTGCAAAAGGGGAAGGCGGCCGTCCTTTTCCGCTGCCCTTCAGCCGGAATTGGCCCAAGGGCTTTTCAATGCGTTTGCCTGGGATCTGGAACAGCTTTGCCCGGAGGTTGCAACCGGTGTTTTTGGTGCAGACATGGATGTGGAGCTTGTGAATTGGGGGCCGGTGACCCTGACTCTGGACAGCAGGGACCTGTTCCCAGGGGAATATCAGGAGGCATAA
- a CDS encoding FapA family protein, giving the protein MPYFLNHHFDPDFDHQKLSPKVLEGGSVDHRKLGYVQNVLKGDVLANWMEIPPHEVTKYDPRFIYEHKAFPMGRNCLVDPESPDILRAGADGYVFYLDGTINVKKVLNVRGDVDYHTGDIRFVSDIIIHGSVRSGFRVRAENIRVHGNVNGATILANRALQVDGGIKGAGKADIRAKRMFKARFCENAFVRSGRDMLIDGTCYHSDLLAVQRLVIKGRLQGGCVACSGTVFVQERIGCGMGGRTQLMLGCNPVLLWRARKLDAEIASLKNWGDQKKPMEIADSRFFRDRESMARRLEYLLVRQRTIREALDVSFNPSSRLVVPGEVLPGVDIRMGPDHFRVEEPLRNVCFFFRDNALCHASPA; this is encoded by the coding sequence ATGCCCTATTTTCTCAACCATCATTTTGACCCCGACTTTGATCACCAGAAATTGTCTCCCAAGGTACTTGAAGGGGGCAGTGTGGATCATCGCAAGCTCGGGTACGTTCAAAACGTGCTCAAGGGAGACGTTTTGGCCAATTGGATGGAAATTCCTCCCCACGAGGTGACTAAATACGATCCGCGCTTCATTTATGAGCACAAGGCGTTTCCCATGGGGCGCAATTGTCTTGTGGATCCGGAATCGCCGGATATTTTGCGGGCCGGAGCCGATGGGTATGTCTTTTATCTTGATGGAACCATCAACGTCAAAAAGGTGCTCAATGTTCGCGGAGATGTTGATTACCATACCGGAGATATCCGGTTCGTCAGCGATATTATCATTCATGGGAGCGTACGTTCCGGGTTCCGGGTCCGGGCGGAAAACATCCGGGTGCATGGAAATGTGAACGGAGCGACTATTCTGGCCAATAGGGCCCTGCAGGTGGATGGGGGCATCAAGGGGGCTGGCAAGGCGGATATCCGAGCTAAAAGGATGTTCAAGGCCCGGTTTTGCGAGAACGCATTTGTTCGCTCCGGTCGCGATATGCTCATTGACGGTACCTGTTATCACAGTGACCTGCTGGCCGTGCAACGTCTTGTCATCAAGGGGCGTCTGCAAGGGGGCTGTGTTGCCTGTTCCGGTACCGTGTTCGTCCAGGAACGGATCGGCTGCGGCATGGGGGGAAGAACCCAGCTGATGTTGGGATGCAATCCCGTGCTGTTATGGAGGGCCAGGAAGCTGGATGCTGAGATTGCCTCCCTCAAAAATTGGGGGGACCAAAAGAAGCCCATGGAGATCGCGGACTCTCGATTCTTTCGAGACAGGGAGTCCATGGCCCGCCGTCTGGAATATCTTCTGGTCCGGCAGCGCACAATTCGTGAGGCTCTTGATGTGTCTTTCAATCCCTCGTCCCGCCTGGTCGTTCCCGGCGAGGTCCTTCCGGGGGTAGATATTCGCATGGGTCCGGACCATTTCAGGGTTGAAGAGCCCCTGCGCAATGTGTGTTTCTTTTTCAGGGATAATGCCTTGTGCCATGCCTCACCGGCCTGA